In Geminocystis sp. NIES-3709, a single genomic region encodes these proteins:
- a CDS encoding biotin transporter BioY, with translation MPLVHDLPLSIESVKNNSLPPPKISPINEFFWALIGLMLTIFGTFVEVFVVLPITSNDLENLKPSSLGITYQLAGVFFTGLVGGKNAAAYAQISYVIMGLFKLPVFYQGGSVEYFQYPSFGYILGFIPGAWLCGFLVLPGKRRLELFAISAFLGLLVIHLCGIVYLLLYTFITPFFGNVLSDTYLWDAINWYSITPFPSQLALICAVSVIAFLIRLILLY, from the coding sequence TTGCCTTTAGTCCATGATTTACCACTTTCTATTGAATCAGTGAAAAATAATAGCTTACCACCGCCGAAAATATCACCTATTAATGAATTTTTTTGGGCATTAATTGGTTTAATGTTGACTATCTTTGGTACTTTTGTCGAAGTATTTGTGGTTTTGCCCATAACCAGTAATGATTTAGAAAATTTAAAACCTTCTTCTCTAGGTATAACCTATCAATTGGCAGGAGTATTTTTTACTGGATTAGTAGGGGGAAAAAATGCCGCCGCCTATGCTCAAATTTCCTATGTCATCATGGGATTATTTAAGTTACCAGTCTTCTATCAGGGAGGTAGTGTAGAGTATTTTCAATATCCCAGTTTTGGTTATATTCTCGGTTTTATTCCGGGGGCATGGTTATGCGGATTTTTGGTGCTACCGGGGAAACGTCGTTTAGAATTATTTGCTATCAGTGCCTTTTTAGGATTATTAGTCATTCATCTTTGCGGAATTGTTTATCTTCTCCTCTACACTTTCATAACGCCTTTTTTTGGCAATGTTTTAAGCGATACTTACTTATGGGATGCGATTAACTGGTATTCTATTACTCCTTTTCCTTCCCAATTAGCTTTAATTTGTGCCGTGTCAGTGATAGCTTTTCTTATTCGTCTTATCTTGTTGTACTAA
- the lspA gene encoding signal peptidase II, protein MIKNKDFWIVAIIALILDQITKYFVVINFENVGDTIPLWEGVFHLTYVQNTGAAFSFFQGGAGWLRWLSLVVSVGLMIFAWREKLSQIEQLAYGFILAGALGNGIDRFFFGYVVDFFDFRLINFPVFNIADMCINIGIIFLIYATIKISKI, encoded by the coding sequence ATGATTAAAAATAAGGATTTTTGGATAGTAGCAATTATCGCCCTAATTTTAGATCAAATTACCAAATATTTTGTAGTCATAAATTTTGAGAATGTGGGAGATACGATTCCTCTGTGGGAAGGGGTTTTTCATTTAACCTATGTACAAAACACAGGTGCAGCTTTTAGTTTTTTTCAAGGGGGGGCAGGTTGGTTACGGTGGTTATCTTTAGTTGTCAGTGTAGGATTAATGATTTTTGCATGGCGAGAAAAATTGTCTCAAATTGAACAATTAGCCTATGGTTTTATCTTAGCAGGGGCTTTAGGTAATGGGATCGATCGATTTTTCTTCGGTTATGTGGTTGATTTTTTTGATTTTCGATTAATCAATTTTCCCGTTTTTAACATTGCTGATATGTGTATTAATATTGGGATTATTTTTTTAATTTATGCCACCATTAAAATAAGTAAAATTTAA
- a CDS encoding heavy metal-responsive transcriptional regulator translates to MDTKTLFKIGDVAKQTNVSVGTLRYYETLKLLKPIERGNNGYRHYTVDAVQKVKFIKKAQSLGFSLEEIRQIIEIRDYGELPCQLVQELLHKKIQELETQIHEMISFKNELEEYKKSWAMNDLNLNYRETQDICPLIASMP, encoded by the coding sequence ATGGATACAAAAACTTTATTTAAAATTGGGGATGTTGCAAAACAAACTAATGTTTCTGTGGGTACTTTACGTTACTATGAAACTCTTAAACTTCTCAAACCCATAGAAAGAGGAAATAACGGTTATCGTCATTATACTGTTGATGCTGTTCAAAAAGTAAAATTTATTAAAAAAGCTCAATCATTAGGATTTTCTTTAGAGGAAATTAGACAAATTATCGAGATTCGAGATTACGGTGAATTACCATGTCAATTAGTACAAGAATTATTGCATAAAAAAATTCAAGAATTAGAGACACAAATTCACGAAATGATCTCATTTAAAAACGAATTAGAAGAATATAAAAAAAGTTGGGCGATGAATGACTTAAATCTAAATTATCGGGAAACTCAAGATATTTGTCCTTTGATTGCTAGTATGCCTTAA
- the cofH gene encoding 7,8-didemethyl-8-hydroxy-5-deazariboflavin synthase subunit CofH has translation MSNSTVLSPSDAVNLLNYTSNNDISRLKIEADRARQEQVGEIITYVINRNINFTNICEQHCSFCAFRRDADQKGSFWLNLDDILAKSAEAVEKKATEICMQGGLNPQAQIEGSSLKYYLQLVKGIKDNFPQLHLHAFSPQEVEFIARQDGLTYADVILAFKDNGVGSMPGTAAEILDDTVRKIICPEKINSHIWLEIVSTAHRLGMPTTSTMLCGHIETSGQQISHLSKIRSIQEKALEKNYPARITEFILLPFVGEQAPKPLRNRVGKDQPDLQSSLKLTAVARLFLGDIIPNHQPSWVKLGLDGALQALEWGCNDIGGTLMEEHITTMAGAKGGTCLEETTIQQAILSLNRPYHQRNTLYQWLN, from the coding sequence ATGTCCAATTCTACCGTTTTATCTCCTTCAGATGCTGTTAATCTCCTCAATTATACCTCAAATAACGATATATCAAGGTTAAAGATTGAAGCTGATCGAGCTAGACAAGAACAAGTAGGAGAAATAATAACTTATGTTATCAATAGAAATATAAATTTTACTAATATTTGTGAACAGCATTGTAGTTTTTGTGCTTTTAGACGAGATGCTGATCAAAAGGGTTCATTTTGGCTTAATTTAGATGATATTTTAGCAAAATCTGCCGAAGCAGTCGAAAAAAAAGCAACAGAAATTTGTATGCAAGGAGGTTTAAATCCTCAAGCTCAAATAGAGGGTAGTAGCTTAAAATATTATCTGCAATTAGTGAAGGGTATTAAAGATAATTTTCCCCAATTACATTTACACGCTTTTTCTCCTCAAGAAGTGGAATTTATCGCCCGTCAAGATGGTTTAACCTATGCCGATGTTATTCTAGCTTTCAAAGATAATGGTGTAGGTTCAATGCCCGGTACTGCCGCAGAAATTTTAGATGATACGGTGAGAAAAATTATTTGCCCTGAAAAAATTAACTCCCATATATGGTTAGAAATTGTTTCTACTGCCCACCGTTTAGGTATGCCAACGACAAGTACAATGCTATGTGGTCATATCGAAACTTCAGGACAACAAATATCACATTTAAGTAAGATTCGATCGATACAAGAAAAAGCCCTTGAGAAAAATTATCCAGCGAGAATAACAGAATTTATTTTACTACCTTTTGTAGGAGAACAAGCGCCAAAACCCCTCAGAAATCGAGTGGGGAAAGATCAACCTGACTTACAATCAAGTTTAAAATTAACTGCTGTTGCTCGTTTGTTTTTAGGGGATATAATACCCAATCATCAACCAAGCTGGGTTAAATTAGGTTTAGATGGAGCATTACAGGCTTTAGAATGGGGATGCAATGATATTGGTGGTACTCTTATGGAAGAACATATTACCACCATGGCAGGAGCGAAAGGAGGTACTTGTTTAGAAGAAACCACAATTCAACAAGCTATTTTGTCTTTAAATCGTCCTTATCATCAAAGAAATACGTTATATCAATGGTTAAATTAA
- a CDS encoding Uma2 family endonuclease, with product MVAVTDIQSTITLEKFLTLPETKPASEYINGKIEQKPMPQGQHSIIQTTLSTAINQIVKPQKVALALTELRFTFAGRSLVPDISVFNWHRIPKNDKGKIANRFETYPDWVIEILSPEQSANQVIGKILFCINQGTQIGWLIDPEDESVMIFKSNQFPEIKSGEDILPVLESLKDFELSAKDMFSWLNIED from the coding sequence ATGGTAGCCGTTACCGATATACAATCCACAATTACCCTAGAGAAGTTTTTAACCCTTCCCGAAACCAAACCTGCTAGTGAGTATATCAATGGAAAAATAGAACAAAAACCTATGCCTCAAGGACAACATAGCATTATTCAAACAACTTTATCAACAGCTATTAATCAAATCGTAAAACCCCAAAAAGTGGCTTTAGCTTTAACTGAATTACGTTTTACATTTGCAGGACGTTCTCTTGTACCAGATATATCCGTTTTTAATTGGCATCGCATTCCCAAAAATGACAAGGGAAAAATTGCTAATCGTTTTGAAACTTATCCTGACTGGGTTATTGAAATTTTATCCCCTGAACAATCCGCTAATCAAGTGATTGGTAAAATTCTTTTTTGTATTAATCAAGGAACACAAATAGGATGGTTAATTGATCCTGAAGATGAGTCTGTTATGATATTCAAATCAAATCAATTCCCCGAAATAAAGTCAGGTGAAGATATTTTACCAGTGTTAGAATCCCTTAAAGATTTTGAGTTGTCGGCAAAAGATATGTTTAGTTGGTTAAATATTGAGGATTGA
- a CDS encoding glutathione S-transferase family protein, whose product MTIVPFTWQELEILTDYKLDGVNGLTNSQAVLRLFGQSEEEVRVTLYRDHHAWCPYCQKVWLWLEEKQIPYRIKKVTMFCYGQKEAWYKQKVPSGMLPALELDGKIVTESDDILLALEKVFGVLEFGMQHPRVIPLRKLERLLFRAWCSWLCYPSVFPFQEENNRRQFIEIVKQVEEALQETESPYFLDNFSTADVIFTPYVERMNASLYYYKGYSLRQENLYFSRWFDAMETRSTYRGTQSDFHTHAHDLPPQMGGCYENATEQAKINQKKVDQGDWFTLPDVTYPEPENSRQEALYRVLKHRENIIKVNPYPDKQLLDEALRCALTYMMTENSCTPPDNTDIALRYLRDRISIPRDMSIYAGKRLRSALEFTAQLVGNRQPEPLPLRHRRDQDPMNFAVYPQNPYLVD is encoded by the coding sequence ATGACAATCGTACCTTTTACTTGGCAAGAATTAGAAATACTCACCGATTATAAACTCGATGGAGTTAATGGGTTAACAAATTCTCAAGCCGTTTTAAGACTTTTTGGTCAATCAGAAGAAGAAGTAAGAGTAACGTTATATAGAGATCATCACGCATGGTGTCCGTATTGTCAAAAGGTATGGCTATGGTTAGAAGAAAAACAAATCCCTTATCGCATCAAAAAAGTTACCATGTTTTGTTATGGGCAAAAAGAAGCATGGTATAAACAAAAAGTACCTTCAGGAATGTTACCGGCTTTAGAATTAGACGGCAAAATTGTGACAGAAAGCGATGATATTTTATTAGCTTTAGAAAAGGTTTTCGGAGTCTTAGAATTTGGAATGCAACACCCTAGAGTAATTCCCCTCAGAAAATTAGAAAGATTATTATTTAGAGCGTGGTGTAGTTGGCTTTGTTATCCCAGTGTTTTCCCTTTTCAAGAAGAAAATAATCGTAGGCAATTTATCGAAATTGTTAAGCAAGTAGAGGAAGCCTTACAAGAAACCGAAAGTCCTTATTTTTTAGATAATTTTAGTACAGCCGATGTGATTTTTACTCCCTATGTGGAACGCATGAATGCTAGTCTGTATTACTATAAAGGTTATTCTCTGAGGCAAGAAAATCTTTACTTTTCTCGTTGGTTTGATGCCATGGAAACTCGATCGACTTATAGAGGAACTCAAAGTGACTTTCATACCCACGCCCATGATTTACCTCCTCAAATGGGAGGATGCTATGAAAATGCCACAGAACAAGCTAAAATCAATCAAAAAAAAGTAGATCAAGGTGATTGGTTTACCTTACCTGATGTTACTTACCCCGAACCCGAAAATTCTCGTCAAGAAGCCTTATATAGAGTTTTAAAACATCGAGAGAATATAATTAAAGTTAATCCTTATCCTGATAAACAATTACTTGATGAGGCTTTGCGTTGTGCTTTAACCTATATGATGACGGAAAATTCTTGTACTCCTCCTGATAATACAGATATAGCTTTACGTTATTTACGCGATCGAATTAGTATTCCAAGAGATATGTCTATTTATGCGGGAAAAAGGTTGCGTAGTGCTTTAGAATTTACCGCTCAATTAGTCGGAAATCGTCAGCCTGAACCTTTACCCTTACGCCACAGGCGAGATCAAGATCCCATGAATTTTGCCGTTTACCCTCAAAATCCTTATCTTGTTGATTGA
- a CDS encoding HhoA/HhoB/HtrA family serine endopeptidase, protein MNKLFPKIIFSTGFFIIGIALGIWGSREFTASRSSLKSPSDDSTIVPVTNIFGVKKPPSTEKNINFIAEAVEKVGSAVVRIDASREVALNVPPNLDHPLFRHFFTDQIPDNPIEEGTGSGFIIADDGLIMTNAHVVEGAKVVSVVMKNGQSLEGQVLGVDTMTDVAVVKVNAQNLPTINFGNANDLIPGQWAIAIGNPLGLDNTVTVGIISALGRSSAEVGVPDKRVKFIQTDAAINPGNSGGPLLNAQGEVIGINTAIRANAQGLGFAIPIETASRIAEQLQKTGKATHPYLGIQMITLNEDIIKNGNIPQNLGFNIKEHIGVLVVKVVLNSPAQEAGFLAGDVILKVGNQPVLTSLDVQEKVELSNINEILEVEISRQGKTQIIKVKPQDFPTNPSN, encoded by the coding sequence ATCGCCCTCGGTATTTGGGGCAGTAGAGAATTCACGGCTTCTCGATCTTCCCTTAAATCCCCTTCTGATGATAGCACGATCGTTCCCGTTACCAATATTTTTGGGGTAAAAAAACCACCTTCCACGGAAAAAAACATTAATTTTATTGCCGAAGCGGTTGAAAAAGTTGGATCAGCAGTTGTTAGAATTGACGCCAGTCGAGAAGTTGCCCTTAATGTTCCCCCTAATTTAGATCATCCCCTTTTTCGTCATTTTTTTACAGATCAAATTCCTGATAATCCTATTGAAGAAGGTACAGGATCTGGTTTTATTATCGCTGATGATGGTTTAATTATGACTAATGCTCATGTAGTAGAAGGTGCAAAGGTTGTTTCTGTGGTAATGAAAAATGGCCAATCTTTGGAAGGGCAAGTTTTAGGAGTTGATACCATGACGGATGTTGCAGTGGTGAAAGTGAATGCTCAAAATTTACCAACTATCAACTTTGGTAACGCTAATGATTTAATACCCGGGCAATGGGCGATCGCCATCGGTAATCCTCTCGGATTGGATAATACTGTTACCGTAGGCATTATAAGTGCTTTAGGTCGATCGAGTGCGGAGGTAGGAGTACCAGATAAACGGGTTAAATTTATTCAAACAGATGCCGCTATCAATCCGGGTAATTCAGGAGGCCCCCTTTTGAACGCTCAGGGAGAAGTTATCGGTATTAATACCGCTATTCGTGCCAATGCCCAAGGATTAGGTTTTGCAATCCCCATTGAAACAGCTTCTCGTATAGCAGAACAACTACAAAAAACAGGCAAAGCAACTCATCCTTATCTTGGGATTCAAATGATTACCCTCAATGAAGATATAATTAAAAACGGTAATATTCCCCAAAACTTAGGTTTTAATATTAAAGAACATATTGGAGTATTAGTTGTTAAAGTTGTCCTAAATTCTCCAGCACAAGAAGCAGGTTTTTTAGCAGGAGACGTAATTCTTAAAGTAGGGAATCAACCAGTATTAACTTCTTTGGATGTTCAAGAAAAAGTAGAACTTAGCAATATCAATGAAATATTAGAAGTAGAAATTAGCAGACAAGGCAAAACTCAAATCATCAAAGTAAAACCTCAAGACTTTCCCACTAATCCTTCAAACTAA